ACCTCGCCGGCTATCGCGCCGTGATCGACGCCTCGGCCGAGTTCGGCCGCGCCCTGCCCATGATGATGACCGCCGCCGGCACCGTTCCGGCCGCCAAGGTCTTCGTGATGGGCGCCGGCGTCGCCGGCCTTCAGGCCATCGCGACCGCCCGCCGCCTCGGCGCGGTCGTCACCGCCACCGACGTGCGTCCCGCCGCCAAGGAGCAGGTGGAATCCCTCGGCGCCAAGTTCGTCGCGGTGGAGGACGAGGAGTTCAAGCAGGCCGAGACGGCGGCGGGCTACGCCAAGCCCATGTCCGCCGAATATCAGGCCAAGCAGGCGGCCCTCGTCGCCGAGCACATCAAGAAGCAGGACATCGTCATCACCACGGCGCTGATCCCCGGCCGGCCTGCGCCGCGCCTGGTCTCCGCCGCCATGGTGGCCTCCATGAAGCCCGGCTCCGTGATCGTCGACCTCGCGGTCGAGCGCGGCGGCAACGTGGAAGGCGCGGTGCCCGGCGAGGTCGCGGACGTGAACGGCGTGAAGATCGTCGGCCACCTCAACGTGCCCGGCCGCCTCGCTGCCTCGTCCTCGCAGCTTTATGCCAAGAACCTCTTCGCCTTCCTCGAGACCCTCGTGGACAAGCAGGCGAAGGCGCTGGCGGTGAAGTGGGACGACGAGCTGGTCAAGGCCACCCTGCTCACCCGCGACGGCGCCGTGGTGCATCCGAATTTCGCCCCCAAGGTTGAGGGAGCTGCCCAATGAACCCCATCACCGCTCAGGCCGCGGCTGATTCCGCCGCCCAGGCGAAGGCTGCCGCCGAGATCGCCCGGCAGGCCGCGGACGCCGCCCAGCTCTATGCCGATCAGGCCGCCGCCGCCGTCGGCGCGGTCGCCCATGCGGCCACCGGCGGGGCCATCGACCCCTTCGTGTTCCGCCTGTCCATCTTCGTGCTGGCGGTGTTCGTCGGTTATTACGTGGTGTGGTCGGTCACCCCGGCGCTCCACACCCCCCTCATGTCGGTCACCAACGCCATCTCGTCGGTGATCGTGGTCGGTGCGCTGCTGGCGGTGGGCGTCTCCACCGTGGGCGACCCGGGCCACACCTGGTGGGCGCGCGGCTTCGGCTTCATCGCACTGATCTTTGCATCGGTGAACATCTTCGGCGGCTTCCTCGTGACCAGCCGAATGCTCGCCATGTACCAGAAGAAGAAGTGAGGGCGCACCGATGACTGCCAATCTGGCCGCCCTGCTTTATCTCATCGCGGGCATCCTGTTCATCCTGGCGCTGCGGGGCCTCTCGCATCCCACCACGTCGCGGCAGGGCAACCTGTTCGGCATGGTCGGCATGGGCATCGCCGTGCTCACCACGCTGGCGCTCTCCCCGCCCGCCGACGCGTTCGGCTGGGTGCTGGTGATCGCGGGCATCGCCATCGGCGCCGGTGTCGGCGCCGTTGTGGCCCGCCGCATCGCCATGACCGCCATGCCGCAGCTCGTCGCCGCCTTCCACTCGCTGGTGGGCCTCGCGGCAGTGCTGGTCGCGGCTGCCGCGCTCTATGCGCCCGCCGCCTTCGGCATCGGTGACTACGGCCACATCCACGGCGCGAGCCTCGTGGAAATGGTGCTCGGCGTCGCCATCGGCGCCATCACCTTCACCGGTTCGGTGATCGCGTTCGCCAAGCTCAACGGCAACATGTCGGGCAAGCCGATCATGCTGCCGGGCCGGCACTACATCAACGGCGGTCTGACGCTGCTGCTGCTGGTGCTGATCGTCGCCTTCGTGATGACCGGTTCGTCGGTGCTGTTCTGGCTCATCACCATCCTGTCGCTGGTGCTCGGCGGCCTGCTGATCATCCCGATCGGCGGCGCCGACATGCCGGTGGTCGTCTCCATGCTCAACTCCTATTCGGGTTGGGCGGCGGCCGGCATCGGCTTCACGCTGGGCAACACCGCGCTCATCATCACCGGCGCGCTGGTCGGCTCCTCCGGCGCCATCCTGTCCTACATCATGTGTAAGGGCATGAACCGCTCCTTCATCTCGGTCATCCTCGGCGGCTTCGGCGGCGAGGTGGCGGGTGCGGCCGGCGGCGCGGTGGAAGCCCGCCCCGTGAAGCAGGGCTCGGCGGACGACGCGGCCTACATCATGAAGAACGCCCAGAAGGTCATCATCGTGCCGGGCTACGGCATGGCGGTGGCGCAGGCCCAGCACGCCTTGCGCGAGATGGCCGACAAGCTGAAGGCGGAAGGCGTCGAGGTGAAGTACGCCATCCACCCCGTGGCGGGCCGCATGCCGGGGCATATGAACGTGCTGCTGGCGGAAGCCCAGGTGCCGTACGACGAGGTCTTCGAGCTCGAGGACATCAACTCGGAGTTCGCCCAGGCGGACGTGGCCTTCGTCATCGGCGCCAACGACGTGACCAACCCCGCCGCAAAGACGGATCCGGCCTCGCCCATCTTCGGCATGCCGATCCTCGACGTGGAGAAGGCCAAGACCGTTCTCTTCATCAAGCGCGGCATGGGCTCGGGCTATGCGGGCGTGGAGAACGAACTGTTCTTCCGAGACAACACCCTGATGCTCTTCGGCGACGCCAAGAAGGTCACCGAGGAAGTGGTGAAGAACCTCTGATCGGGTTCTTCCCGCAGGATCGAAACGAGAAGGCCCCGGAGCGATGCTCCGGGGCCTTTGTTTTGGCAAGGCGTTGCGGTTCCGGTCGGGATCGAGCGGTTAGACCAGATCGTCCAAGGCGACGCCGAGGGCGGAAGCGATCCGCTTCAGCGTGTCGATGCCACCCTCCCGTTTGCCGGTTTCGATCTGGGAGAGGAAGGGCTGGGCAATCTCCACCCGCCAACTCTCACGCCGCCGCCGGTGCCGGGACGCGCGGTTCGCGCAAGGCGATGATGGCGAGCGCGGCCGCGACACACAGCACGCCGGCGAAGAAGAAGGCGGGCAGGTAGGTGTCATAGGCGGTGCGGGTGAAGCCCGCGCCCCAGGCGGCGAAGGCGGCACCCATCTGATGCCCGGCGAAGACCCAGCCGAAGACGAGATTGGCCCGCTCGCCGAAGCGGTCCGCCGTCAGCTTCACGGTGGGTGGCACGGTGGCGACCCAATCCAGCCCGTAGAAGACGGCGAAAACGGACAGTTCGTAGAAGCTGAAGCTGGTGAAGGGCAGGTAGATCAGCGACAGGCCGCGCAGTCCGTAATACCAGAACAGCAGGGTGCGGCTGTCGAAGCGGTCGGAGAGCCAGCCCGATCCCACCGTGCCGGCGAAATCGAAGACGCCGATGACGGCGAGCATGCCCGCGGCGGCGACGGGCGCCAGGCCGAAATCTCCGCACAGCGAGACGAAATGGGTCTGCACCAGACCGTTGGTGCTGGCGCCGCAGACGAAAAAGGTGCCGAACAGCATCCAGAAGATGCGGGTGCGGGCGGCATCGCGCAGGGCCAATAGCGGCGAGGCGAGCATGGCGGAGAGGCTCGCCGGCCCGGCGGGTGCGGCCGGGACCGTGCCGGCAGGCGCTCCAAAGGGCGCAAGACCGACATCCGAGGGGCGGTCGCGCATCAGTGCCAGCACGATGAGAGCGGCGACACCAAGCAGCACCAGCACGACGGTCAGTGCGCTACGCCAGCCGAGCGTCTGGGTCAGTTCAGCGAGCAGCGGCAGGAAGACGAGTTGCCCGGTGGCCGTGCTGGCGGTGAGCAGGCCGATCACCAACCCCCGCCGGGCGACGAACCACCGGGTGGCGACGGTCGCGCCCAGCACCATGGCGGTGAGCCCGGTGCCGAAGCCGACCACAAAGCCCCAGAGCAGAACGAGCTGCCAGAGCTGCGTCATGGCAAAGGAGCCCAGCACGCCTGCGAAGATGAGCGACAGGGCCACCACGGCCACCCGCCGCACGCCGAACCGGTTCATGAAGGCCGCCGCGAACGGTCCCATGAAGCCGAACAGCACGAGGCGGATGGCGAAGGCGGACGAGATGGCCGAGGTGCTCCAGCCGAACTCCTGCTGCAGGGGTCCTATGAGGATGCCCGGCGTGCCCACCGCGCCGGCGGTGACCAGCATGGTGAGGAAGGTCACGAAGGCGACGACCCAGCCGTAATGGATGCCCAGGCGGGCAAAGGCGGCCGGGACGGGGGATGGCTGAAGAGCGGGGGCGGGGGAGGACATGGCGGAATCCAGTTTAGGGGCACATGCCCGTATCAGGGTAAAAGATCACAGCAACTGGTTCAGTTGGTCCAGGAGGGCGAGACGCTCGGCGCCCAGACGCCGGCCCATGTCCGTCTGGCAGTCTTCCCAGAGCGGCTCGGCTGCCCGGAGCGTGGCCGTGCCGGTCTCCGTGAGCGAAGCGGCGGCCTCGCGCTGATCCTTGCCGCGCCCGAGCGCCACCAGCCCCTGCTTCTCCAGCACGCGGACGTTGCGGCCCATGGTGGAGCGGTCAAGGGCCAGCAGCCGCCCCAGCTCCGTCAGGCTGACCGGCTGCCGCCGCTCGATGGTGCGCAGGATGGAGAATTGCGCGACATTGATGCCGGTGGGCGCCAGCGCCGTATCGTAGAGGGCCGTCATCTTGCGGGTGGCGATCCGCAGGCGGGTGCAGTGGCACGGTGGAGACATGAATTGGGTATATGCCCGCATCAACCTGTCGTCAATTCCGTAAGCGCGATGGCGCATGGGCCTCTTCGGTTGCCTCGCCGGCGCTTCCCCCTACTCTGATGGGGCAATAACAAGGGGGAGTTCCATGGGCCAGCACAGCAGACAGCCGTTCACCGGACGCTACCGAGCCGCCCTTGCGGCACTGGCTTTCCTCGCTAGCGCGCTGCCGGCCGCCGCGGCCGAGGTGGTGGCGCTTGGCGCCAGCCAGACCTATGGCAAGGGAGTGGCGCGGGGCGAGGACTATCCCTCCCGCCTTCAGGTTCTGTTGCGGGAGCAGGGGCTCAAGGTGAGCGTCCGCAATGCGGGCGTGAACGGGGACACCACCGCCGGCATGCGGGCGCGCCTGCCTTCCGTGGTCGGCGCCGATACGCGGGTGGTGATCCTCCAGCCCGGCGGCAACGACAAGATGAAGGGGCAGGCGGATCAGACCAGCTCCAATGTCAGCGCCATGAAGGCGGAGCTGGAAGCCCGCCACATCAAGGTGGTGATGCTGCCCAATCACGCCTTCGCCGGCTATCCGCGCCAGGCCGATGGCCAGCACCTGCTGCCGGACGGCTACAAGGCCGTTGCCGCCCAACTCGCCCCGCAGGTGGCCGCCGCCCTGAAGTGAGGGGGGGCAAACCGGGAGGGACCGCCACCAGGAAACCGAGATAAGCCTATTTTCTGTCAATCGATGTCAGGTCGATTTTCAGGGGGTGAGCGTAGGGGTTTTCCCCCTTGCGCAAGGCGGCTTCGCGTGCGGCGGCACTCGCCTCGGCTTCCTTGTCCTCCTGCTCCCGCAATTCTTCAAGCTGAGCCTTTAGCGGCTCCATCTTCTTCTGAATCTCGCTGAGTTTGGTCTCAAGCTTGCGGATCTCTTCCTGAACATCAGCTCCGCTCGTGCCGGAGGAGCTTTTCAATTCACTGATCTGCCTCTCCAGGGCTTTCTCCTGGAGATTGAGCTTGTAGAGCGCGGCGGTGGTGGCGGGTCTCCCGGATGGAGCGACGATCCTCAGGATCTTGTCCGATATGACAACCATGGGGCGCCCTCATCATGCAGAGATGAGAACGAGCGTCGCGCGAGCCGCTTGCATGAGGCTGACTATAGCTGACTTGCCCGGAGCCTGTTCGGCAACGGGGGGCGGGCGGCAGTCCCCTGTTTCCGCTCCACCCCACGGAGCTGATCCGGTCGCAACGGGCGCGGACGTGCCGGGCGGCGATTCAAAAGAGCGCTTTGGCTTCGCGGAAGGATGGGGCGGATTGCGGGCGTGAATGGAAGGGGGACGGCAGTAAGCGCGCAAAGGCGCCCGATCCACCCGTTCCAGCGGCAGCTCCCGTCCCGCGATGATCGCAGGCGTTCCTGAGCGCCGGCTCCATTGGTGACGGGACGGCACCGGCCGCCCCGTCTTCCCTTTCAGGCTGGACAGCGGCGCGCTTACGCCCCTTCCATCTGCTCCAGTTCGGTGATCAT
The Azorhizobium caulinodans ORS 571 genome window above contains:
- a CDS encoding Re/Si-specific NAD(P)(+) transhydrogenase subunit alpha translates to MKIAVPAEVDLGEPRVAATPDTVKRLIGLGAEVAVQSGAGLASGIPDADYQAVGATIAATAGDAVSGADVVLKVRRPTVEEIAGYKSGALVIGIMDPYGNEAALAELAKAGLSTFAMELMPRITRAQVMDVLSSQANLAGYRAVIDASAEFGRALPMMMTAAGTVPAAKVFVMGAGVAGLQAIATARRLGAVVTATDVRPAAKEQVESLGAKFVAVEDEEFKQAETAAGYAKPMSAEYQAKQAALVAEHIKKQDIVITTALIPGRPAPRLVSAAMVASMKPGSVIVDLAVERGGNVEGAVPGEVADVNGVKIVGHLNVPGRLAASSSQLYAKNLFAFLETLVDKQAKALAVKWDDELVKATLLTRDGAVVHPNFAPKVEGAAQ
- a CDS encoding proton-translocating transhydrogenase family protein, which codes for MNPITAQAAADSAAQAKAAAEIARQAADAAQLYADQAAAAVGAVAHAATGGAIDPFVFRLSIFVLAVFVGYYVVWSVTPALHTPLMSVTNAISSVIVVGALLAVGVSTVGDPGHTWWARGFGFIALIFASVNIFGGFLVTSRMLAMYQKKK
- a CDS encoding NAD(P)(+) transhydrogenase (Re/Si-specific) subunit beta, translating into MTANLAALLYLIAGILFILALRGLSHPTTSRQGNLFGMVGMGIAVLTTLALSPPADAFGWVLVIAGIAIGAGVGAVVARRIAMTAMPQLVAAFHSLVGLAAVLVAAAALYAPAAFGIGDYGHIHGASLVEMVLGVAIGAITFTGSVIAFAKLNGNMSGKPIMLPGRHYINGGLTLLLLVLIVAFVMTGSSVLFWLITILSLVLGGLLIIPIGGADMPVVVSMLNSYSGWAAAGIGFTLGNTALIITGALVGSSGAILSYIMCKGMNRSFISVILGGFGGEVAGAAGGAVEARPVKQGSADDAAYIMKNAQKVIIVPGYGMAVAQAQHALREMADKLKAEGVEVKYAIHPVAGRMPGHMNVLLAEAQVPYDEVFELEDINSEFAQADVAFVIGANDVTNPAAKTDPASPIFGMPILDVEKAKTVLFIKRGMGSGYAGVENELFFRDNTLMLFGDAKKVTEEVVKNL
- a CDS encoding helix-turn-helix domain-containing protein, encoding MEIAQPFLSQIETGKREGGIDTLKRIASALGVALDDLV
- a CDS encoding MFS transporter produces the protein MSSPAPALQPSPVPAAFARLGIHYGWVVAFVTFLTMLVTAGAVGTPGILIGPLQQEFGWSTSAISSAFAIRLVLFGFMGPFAAAFMNRFGVRRVAVVALSLIFAGVLGSFAMTQLWQLVLLWGFVVGFGTGLTAMVLGATVATRWFVARRGLVIGLLTASTATGQLVFLPLLAELTQTLGWRSALTVVLVLLGVAALIVLALMRDRPSDVGLAPFGAPAGTVPAAPAGPASLSAMLASPLLALRDAARTRIFWMLFGTFFVCGASTNGLVQTHFVSLCGDFGLAPVAAAGMLAVIGVFDFAGTVGSGWLSDRFDSRTLLFWYYGLRGLSLIYLPFTSFSFYELSVFAVFYGLDWVATVPPTVKLTADRFGERANLVFGWVFAGHQMGAAFAAWGAGFTRTAYDTYLPAFFFAGVLCVAAALAIIALREPRVPAPAAA
- a CDS encoding MarR family winged helix-turn-helix transcriptional regulator translates to MSPPCHCTRLRIATRKMTALYDTALAPTGINVAQFSILRTIERRQPVSLTELGRLLALDRSTMGRNVRVLEKQGLVALGRGKDQREAAASLTETGTATLRAAEPLWEDCQTDMGRRLGAERLALLDQLNQLL
- a CDS encoding GDSL-type esterase/lipase family protein; amino-acid sequence: MGQHSRQPFTGRYRAALAALAFLASALPAAAAEVVALGASQTYGKGVARGEDYPSRLQVLLREQGLKVSVRNAGVNGDTTAGMRARLPSVVGADTRVVILQPGGNDKMKGQADQTSSNVSAMKAELEARHIKVVMLPNHAFAGYPRQADGQHLLPDGYKAVAAQLAPQVAAALK
- a CDS encoding FlxA-like family protein, whose product is MVVISDKILRIVAPSGRPATTAALYKLNLQEKALERQISELKSSSGTSGADVQEEIRKLETKLSEIQKKMEPLKAQLEELREQEDKEAEASAAAREAALRKGENPYAHPLKIDLTSIDRK